A section of the Flavobacterium ardleyense genome encodes:
- a CDS encoding magnesium chelatase — protein MKTEDIKTFGELKNSGYISKSIKDELRDNLRNRIKLGQAAFEGIHGFENTVIPELERAILSRHNINLLGLRGQAKTRLARKMVELLDEYIPYVTGSEINDDPFAPISRFATNLLEEKGDDTPISWLHRSERFSEKLATPDVTVADLIGDVDPIKAANLKLSYADDRVIHFGMIPRANRCIFVINELPDLQARIQVALFNILQEGDIQIRGFKLRMPLDMQFVFTANPEDYTNRGSIVTPLKDRIGSQILTHYPETIAVARHITTQESKLKKEQIDAVYVPSLASDLLEQISFEARDSEFVDSKSGVSARMSITAFENLMSTAERRALILGEEETTVRLSDFMGIIPAITGKVELVYEGEQEGAAIVAQHLMNDAIHTLFPGYFPEIEKLERNTEKSPYAKVLEWFFSETNFELYDDMTDEEYKAQLDSITPLDDLINTYQPEVVAEDRYFLKEFILWGLVEYNKLSKERVDQKLQFKDLYGSYISKL, from the coding sequence ATGAAAACAGAAGATATAAAAACATTCGGCGAATTAAAGAATTCAGGATACATTTCAAAAAGTATTAAAGATGAATTACGCGATAATTTACGAAACAGAATAAAATTAGGACAAGCCGCTTTTGAAGGAATTCACGGTTTTGAAAATACGGTAATTCCAGAATTGGAACGCGCGATTTTGTCCAGACATAATATCAATTTATTAGGACTTAGAGGTCAAGCAAAAACCAGACTTGCGCGCAAGATGGTTGAGCTTCTTGACGAGTATATTCCGTATGTAACTGGATCAGAAATTAATGACGACCCCTTCGCTCCTATTTCGAGATTTGCTACAAATCTTCTAGAAGAAAAAGGTGACGATACTCCAATTTCCTGGTTGCATAGAAGTGAGCGTTTTTCTGAAAAACTTGCAACTCCAGATGTAACTGTTGCCGATCTGATTGGAGATGTCGATCCAATAAAAGCTGCAAACCTAAAATTATCTTACGCAGATGACCGCGTGATACATTTCGGAATGATTCCGCGTGCCAACAGATGTATTTTTGTAATTAACGAACTTCCCGATTTGCAAGCTAGAATTCAGGTGGCATTATTCAATATTCTTCAAGAAGGCGATATTCAGATTAGAGGTTTTAAATTGCGAATGCCGCTAGATATGCAGTTTGTATTTACCGCAAATCCAGAGGATTATACCAATAGAGGAAGTATTGTTACACCTTTAAAAGATAGAATTGGATCTCAGATTTTGACCCATTATCCAGAAACTATTGCGGTTGCAAGACATATTACCACTCAGGAATCGAAATTGAAAAAAGAGCAAATCGATGCAGTTTACGTGCCTTCGCTTGCTAGTGATTTGCTAGAGCAGATAAGTTTTGAAGCTCGTGATAGCGAGTTTGTAGATAGCAAAAGTGGTGTGAGTGCGAGAATGAGTATTACTGCTTTCGAAAACTTGATGAGTACTGCCGAAAGACGTGCGTTGATATTAGGAGAAGAAGAAACTACAGTTAGATTATCAGATTTTATGGGAATTATTCCAGCGATTACTGGTAAAGTCGAATTAGTTTACGAAGGCGAACAAGAAGGTGCTGCGATAGTTGCGCAACATCTAATGAACGATGCCATTCATACTTTATTTCCAGGTTATTTTCCAGAGATTGAAAAACTAGAACGCAATACTGAAAAATCGCCTTATGCTAAAGTTTTAGAATGGTTTTTCTCTGAAACTAATTTCGAACTATACGATGATATGACAGATGAGGAATATAAAGCGCAGCTGGATTCAATCACGCCACTTGACGATTTGATTAATACTTATCAACCGGAAGTCGTTGCCGAAGATCGTTACTTCTTAAAGGAATTTATCCTTTGGGGATTGGTAGAATACAACAAACTAAGCAAAGAACGCGTGGATCAGAAATTGCAGTTTAAAGATTTGTACGGAAGCTATATTAGCAAATTGTAA
- a CDS encoding vWA domain-containing protein, protein MEKSYKKGFSFKQYEAPYQSPFDKLFEIFKELIVHTSGDFDEAIDWLRQLDEEYKLTTAEYTIDDFIEDLKKKGYIREEFDGEGGSGTKITSKTERAIRQAALDQIFGALKKSGGGNHKTKHSGAGDEQTGEFRSYNFGDNYESISLTESLRNAQVNHGIGDFKLTEDDLVVEDAQYKSQMSTVLMIDISHSMILYGEDRITPAKKVAMALAELITTRYPKDTLEILVFGNDAWPIKIKDLPYLNVGPYHTNTVAGLQLAMDMLRRKRNTNKQIFMITDGKPSCVREKDGTYYMNSNGLDEYITEQCYNQAAQARKLHIPITTFMIADDPYLQKFVNKFTETNQGKAFYTGLKGLGEMIFQDYETNRKKRVK, encoded by the coding sequence ATGGAAAAAAGTTATAAAAAAGGATTTTCCTTTAAGCAATATGAGGCTCCGTATCAGTCCCCTTTTGATAAATTATTCGAAATATTTAAGGAGCTAATTGTCCATACTTCGGGCGATTTTGATGAAGCGATTGATTGGTTGCGGCAGTTGGATGAGGAATATAAGCTGACTACGGCTGAATATACGATCGATGATTTTATTGAAGATTTGAAAAAGAAAGGATATATCCGCGAGGAATTTGACGGTGAAGGCGGATCTGGAACGAAAATTACTTCAAAAACCGAACGTGCAATTCGACAAGCGGCTTTAGACCAAATTTTTGGCGCTCTGAAAAAATCAGGTGGTGGAAATCATAAAACCAAACATTCTGGCGCTGGAGATGAGCAAACGGGAGAATTCCGAAGTTATAATTTTGGTGATAATTACGAAAGTATTTCCCTGACCGAAAGTCTGAGAAATGCACAGGTAAATCACGGAATTGGCGATTTTAAACTCACCGAAGATGATTTGGTCGTGGAAGATGCGCAGTATAAATCGCAAATGAGTACCGTTTTGATGATTGACATTAGTCACAGTATGATTTTGTATGGCGAAGATCGAATCACGCCTGCCAAGAAAGTTGCGATGGCTTTGGCGGAATTAATTACTACTCGCTATCCAAAAGATACTCTTGAAATTTTAGTTTTCGGGAATGATGCCTGGCCCATAAAAATCAAAGATTTGCCTTATTTAAATGTTGGTCCTTATCATACAAATACCGTTGCAGGACTTCAATTGGCGATGGATATGTTGAGGCGAAAACGGAATACAAATAAGCAGATTTTTATGATTACTGACGGGAAACCGAGTTGTGTTCGTGAAAAAGATGGCACCTATTATATGAATAGTAATGGCCTTGACGAGTATATCACGGAGCAGTGTTACAATCAGGCGGCTCAAGCTCGGAAACTGCATATTCCAATCACCACTTTTATGATTGCGGATGATCCTTATTTGCAGAAGTTCGTGAATAAATTTACCGAAACAAATCAAGGAAAGGCTTTTTATACCGGACTTAAAGGACTGGGCGAAATGATCTTTCAGGATTATGAAACCAACAGAAAGAAGCGAGTTAAGTAA
- a CDS encoding MATE family efflux transporter, with protein MTLTTQGNKTLNLAYPIIFGELAQIALGLIDTAMVGAVSYKHLAAAALVGSVMTIPFVMGVGITIAVSQLVSQANGQRDSQLVSHYLFNGFCLSAIAALLISLGLELGKDVLFHLNQDPEVAMLAVPYLRLVGWSIIPMLLFIALKQFADGLEYTKTAMILSLIAMPLNFFLNWVFIFGNLGFPRMELVGAGWGTFITRTIIFLILGLVVLRHSTFKRYVAVRKKQWVFRWKTMKELLHIGVPTSMQISMEAGAFAVSGILVGTIGAVEQAAHQIALTLASVTFMAMLGFSQAASIRTSNAFGRKNWPLISLISRSAMIVALGYGIICALVFILLKNQLPYIFNDNLEVVTLSALLLLYAGIFQISDSIQAISAGLLRGIKDVRVPTIFIFIAYWVVGIPIGCLLAFTFEMGAVGIWTGFIVGLTLSAIFLYLRVKKLTSSKRSTISST; from the coding sequence ATGACATTAACAACACAAGGAAATAAAACATTAAACCTAGCATATCCAATAATCTTTGGAGAGTTGGCGCAAATTGCATTAGGGTTAATTGATACGGCAATGGTTGGAGCGGTGAGCTACAAACATTTGGCTGCAGCCGCACTTGTGGGTAGCGTGATGACCATTCCGTTTGTAATGGGCGTTGGAATTACCATTGCAGTGTCGCAATTAGTAAGTCAAGCCAATGGACAGCGAGATTCGCAACTTGTAAGTCATTATTTATTTAATGGTTTTTGCCTTTCTGCAATTGCCGCCTTACTTATTTCGCTAGGTTTAGAACTCGGAAAAGACGTCTTATTTCATCTCAATCAAGATCCCGAAGTAGCAATGCTGGCAGTTCCGTACTTGCGACTTGTGGGTTGGTCAATAATCCCGATGTTGTTATTTATTGCCTTAAAACAATTTGCCGACGGTCTAGAATACACCAAAACTGCGATGATACTTTCGCTAATTGCAATGCCACTAAACTTCTTCCTAAACTGGGTTTTCATCTTTGGAAATCTTGGCTTTCCACGAATGGAATTAGTAGGAGCGGGTTGGGGAACTTTTATAACTCGAACAATTATTTTTCTGATTTTAGGATTGGTTGTTTTACGACATTCAACTTTTAAGAGATACGTTGCCGTACGCAAAAAGCAATGGGTTTTTAGATGGAAAACAATGAAAGAATTGCTGCATATTGGCGTGCCTACAAGTATGCAGATTTCTATGGAAGCCGGCGCTTTTGCGGTTTCAGGAATTTTAGTTGGAACCATTGGTGCGGTAGAGCAGGCGGCACATCAAATTGCACTGACCTTGGCTTCGGTAACTTTTATGGCAATGCTCGGATTTTCGCAAGCAGCCTCCATCCGAACCAGCAACGCTTTTGGTCGGAAAAATTGGCCATTAATTAGCTTAATCAGTCGAAGTGCGATGATTGTGGCTTTGGGCTACGGAATCATCTGTGCATTGGTATTTATTTTGCTTAAAAATCAACTTCCTTATATATTTAATGACAACTTAGAAGTAGTAACTCTTAGCGCTCTGTTGTTACTCTACGCTGGAATTTTCCAGATCTCTGATAGTATTCAAGCGATCTCTGCAGGATTATTAAGGGGAATTAAGGATGTTCGTGTTCCCACAATCTTCATCTTTATTGCCTATTGGGTAGTGGGAATTCCGATTGGTTGCCTATTGGCTTTCACCTTTGAAATGGGAGCAGTTGGAATCTGGACTGGATTTATCGTTGGACTTACGCTATCGGCAATATTCCTATATTTACGTGTCAAAAAATTGACTTCGTCAAAAAGAAGTACAATTAGTAGTACATGA
- a CDS encoding potassium/proton antiporter encodes MNLTIENILLVGSLLLLLSIVVAKRAYKYGVPTLLLFLGIGMLAGSDGIGKIHFDNPEIAQFIGIVALNFILFSGGLDTNWQKVKPVLKEGIVLSTLGVLLTALTVGFFVYYVTDFTIYESLLLGSIVSSTDAAAVFSILRANSLGLKKNLRPALELESGSNDPMAYVLTIAFLSLVMSPEQGFLSVIPMFIQQMALGALAGFAFGRLIKYIINSINLDYEGLYPVLVIALMFITFSATDFFGGNGFLAIYICAVYLSDQDLIHKKAILKMYDGLAWLMQIILFLTLGLLVFPSEVFSVMGVGLTISIFLILVARPLSVFLSLMFFKMKLRRRFYISWVGLRGAVPIVFATYPLLAGIDKASMIFNIVFFISVTSILIQGTTLSMVAKWLRVDMIDDPLAVQPADLQIVDSVRSELQVIKIGVNATAAGKKIVDLHFPDSTIVSMIERGENYIIPTGSTIVLAEDILHIVSNDVEDMESIQNNLLKMV; translated from the coding sequence ATGAATTTAACTATAGAAAACATTCTTCTTGTAGGCTCTCTATTGCTGCTTTTAAGCATCGTGGTTGCCAAACGCGCCTACAAATATGGAGTTCCCACCTTATTATTATTTCTCGGAATTGGTATGCTTGCTGGATCTGATGGAATCGGAAAAATTCATTTTGACAATCCCGAAATTGCGCAATTCATCGGAATTGTTGCTTTAAACTTCATCCTTTTTTCTGGCGGTCTCGATACCAATTGGCAGAAAGTCAAACCGGTTTTAAAAGAAGGAATAGTACTCTCCACACTTGGCGTTTTACTCACCGCACTTACCGTTGGATTTTTTGTCTATTATGTTACCGACTTTACAATTTACGAAAGTTTACTACTTGGCTCGATCGTTTCATCTACTGATGCGGCGGCGGTTTTCTCTATTTTGAGAGCAAATAGTCTGGGTCTAAAAAAGAATCTCCGACCAGCTTTAGAACTCGAAAGTGGGAGTAATGACCCAATGGCTTATGTACTAACCATTGCTTTTTTAAGCTTGGTGATGAGTCCAGAGCAGGGTTTCTTGTCCGTAATTCCGATGTTTATTCAGCAAATGGCTTTGGGTGCTCTTGCGGGATTCGCCTTTGGAAGATTAATAAAATACATCATAAATTCGATAAATTTAGATTACGAAGGATTGTATCCCGTACTGGTAATTGCCCTAATGTTTATCACATTTTCGGCTACCGATTTCTTTGGTGGTAACGGATTCTTGGCAATTTACATCTGCGCCGTTTACCTTTCCGATCAAGATCTAATTCACAAAAAAGCTATTCTCAAAATGTACGACGGGCTCGCGTGGCTGATGCAAATCATTCTTTTCTTGACCCTGGGACTATTAGTTTTCCCATCCGAAGTATTTTCAGTTATGGGAGTAGGCCTCACAATTTCGATTTTTCTAATTTTGGTCGCAAGACCTTTAAGTGTCTTTTTAAGCCTAATGTTCTTTAAAATGAAACTCCGCCGCCGATTTTATATTTCCTGGGTCGGACTTAGAGGCGCGGTGCCAATTGTATTCGCAACCTACCCATTATTGGCGGGAATCGACAAAGCGTCAATGATTTTTAACATCGTTTTCTTTATTTCGGTGACTTCAATTTTAATTCAAGGAACCACTTTGAGTATGGTTGCCAAGTGGCTTCGAGTTGATATGATTGATGATCCTTTGGCAGTGCAGCCCGCAGATTTGCAGATTGTAGATTCGGTGCGAAGTGAATTGCAAGTAATAAAAATCGGCGTAAACGCAACCGCTGCGGGTAAGAAAATCGTCGATTTGCACTTCCCAGATTCCACTATTGTAAGTATGATTGAGCGTGGAGAAAACTACATAATCCCCACTGGTTCTACGATTGTGCTGGCTGAGGATATTTTGCATATTGTCTCAAATGATGTCGAGGATATGGAATCGATTCAGAATAATTTGTTGAAGATGGTGTAG
- a CDS encoding TrkA C-terminal domain-containing protein encodes MEKVPWGRFYELPRVVAKLLQIDMIHDALALDPPDLQIVDSVRSELQVIKIAINATAAGKKIVDLHFPDSTIVSMIERGENYIILTGSTIVLAEDILHIVSNDVKDMESIQNNLLKVL; translated from the coding sequence TTGGAAAAAGTCCCATGGGGACGATTTTATGAATTACCACGCGTGGTGGCCAAATTGCTTCAAATCGATATGATACACGATGCGCTGGCACTCGATCCGCCCGATTTGCAGATTGTAGATTCGGTGCGAAGTGAACTGCAAGTCATAAAAATAGCAATCAACGCAACCGCTGCGGGCAAGAAAATTGTCGATTTGCACTTCCCAGATTCCACTATTGTAAGTATGATTGAGCGTGGAGAAAACTACATAATCCTCACTGGCTCTACGATTGTGCTGGCTGAGGATATTTTGCATATTGTCTCAAACGATGTCAAGGATATGGAATCGATTCAGAATAATTTGTTGAAGGTGTTATAA
- a CDS encoding S1/P1 nuclease: protein MKTIKILFTAVIISCFSTSASAWGKEGHAIVAEVAFKYMDKQTKEIVTKYLDGMTFQDAANWMDVIKDDRSMDYMKPYHYVNFEKGEEVKHLHGGNLLDELQKSMNELKNYKSMSDADVRQKIKMIFHLVGDLHQPMHVGYGTDKGGNTVQINFEGKGSNLHRFFDSGIIRKQNITTKKVLKENKTCKSNRKKIANSSVIDWANQSRSELESIYDFKGAKISQDYVNKFEPLVTKQLYDAGVRLAAIMNSTFK from the coding sequence ATGAAAACTATAAAAATTCTTTTTACTGCTGTTATAATTAGCTGTTTTTCGACTTCTGCATCTGCTTGGGGCAAGGAGGGGCATGCAATTGTAGCGGAAGTTGCTTTTAAATATATGGATAAGCAAACGAAGGAAATCGTTACTAAATACCTCGATGGAATGACGTTTCAAGATGCGGCAAACTGGATGGATGTCATCAAAGATGACCGCTCGATGGACTATATGAAGCCGTATCATTACGTAAATTTTGAAAAAGGCGAGGAGGTAAAGCATCTTCATGGTGGAAATCTTTTGGATGAACTACAGAAATCGATGAATGAGCTTAAAAACTATAAATCGATGTCGGATGCGGATGTACGACAGAAAATTAAGATGATTTTTCACCTTGTGGGCGACTTGCATCAGCCAATGCACGTGGGTTACGGAACGGATAAAGGTGGCAATACGGTTCAGATAAACTTTGAAGGAAAGGGAAGCAATTTGCACCGATTTTTTGATAGCGGAATTATACGCAAGCAAAATATCACTACTAAAAAGGTTTTAAAAGAGAATAAAACTTGTAAAAGTAACCGCAAAAAAATCGCGAATTCGAGCGTAATTGATTGGGCAAATCAGTCTCGCAGTGAGTTGGAATCTATTTATGATTTTAAAGGTGCGAAGATTTCGCAGGATTATGTGAACAAATTTGAGCCACTTGTAACGAAGCAACTTTATGATGCGGGTGTTCGTTTGGCTGCTATAATGAATTCGACTTTTAAATAA